In one Pseudarthrobacter sp. NBSH8 genomic region, the following are encoded:
- a CDS encoding aspartate ammonia-lyase: MTNLTTSLSTVGTVPESRSEHDLLGDRDVPFDAYWGVHTLRAVENFPITGQPLSSNMHLVRGLAAVKLAAARTNRELGLLDAERGQAIEQACADVMNGRLSDQFVVDVIQGGAGTSSNMNTNEVIANRALEILGHPKGDYARLHPNDHVNLSQSTNDVYPTAVKLGTIFAGRELLDALAELEEAFAAKALEFRTVVKMGRTQLQDAVPMTLGQEFGTYAITIGEDRLRLAEAELLIHEINLGATAIGTGLNAPAGYTEAACRHLAEVTGLPLVTAVDLIEATQDVGAFVHLSGVLKRVAVKLSKICNDLRLLSSGPRAGFGEINLPAVQSGSSIMPGKINPVIPEVVSQVAYEVIGNDVTITMAAEAGQLQLNAFEPIIVHSLHKSISHLEAACRTLTARCVRGITANTEHLRLTVEQSIGLVTALNPHLGYATATAIAREALATGKGVAELVLEHGLLTAEQLTDLLSPQRLANLSK; this comes from the coding sequence ATGACCAACCTAACCACCAGCCTGAGCACCGTGGGCACCGTCCCGGAAAGCCGGTCCGAACACGACCTCCTAGGTGACCGGGACGTCCCGTTCGACGCGTACTGGGGCGTCCACACACTCCGCGCCGTGGAAAACTTCCCCATCACCGGACAACCGCTGTCCTCCAACATGCACCTGGTGCGGGGACTTGCCGCCGTGAAGCTTGCCGCCGCCCGCACCAACCGCGAACTGGGACTGCTGGACGCCGAACGCGGCCAGGCGATCGAGCAGGCGTGCGCTGACGTGATGAACGGCCGGCTCAGCGACCAGTTTGTGGTGGACGTCATCCAGGGCGGTGCCGGGACGTCGTCGAACATGAACACGAACGAGGTCATCGCGAACCGCGCCCTCGAAATCCTCGGCCACCCCAAAGGCGACTACGCCCGCCTGCACCCCAACGACCATGTAAACCTCAGCCAGTCCACCAACGACGTCTACCCCACCGCCGTGAAACTGGGCACCATCTTCGCCGGCCGGGAACTGCTGGACGCACTGGCCGAACTCGAAGAGGCTTTCGCCGCCAAGGCACTCGAATTCCGTACCGTGGTGAAGATGGGCCGCACGCAACTGCAGGACGCCGTCCCCATGACGCTGGGCCAGGAGTTCGGCACCTATGCCATCACCATCGGCGAGGATCGGCTGCGCCTGGCCGAGGCGGAACTGCTCATCCACGAAATCAACCTCGGCGCCACAGCAATCGGCACCGGACTGAACGCCCCTGCCGGTTACACCGAGGCCGCCTGCCGGCACCTGGCCGAGGTCACCGGGCTCCCGCTGGTCACCGCCGTCGACCTCATCGAAGCTACCCAGGATGTGGGCGCCTTTGTGCACCTGTCCGGCGTGCTCAAGCGCGTGGCCGTGAAGCTCTCGAAGATCTGCAACGACCTCCGCCTGCTCTCCTCCGGCCCGCGCGCCGGCTTTGGCGAGATCAACCTGCCGGCCGTCCAGTCCGGCTCATCCATCATGCCCGGCAAGATCAACCCGGTGATCCCGGAAGTGGTCAGCCAGGTGGCCTACGAAGTCATCGGCAACGACGTCACCATCACTATGGCCGCCGAAGCCGGGCAGCTCCAGCTCAACGCTTTCGAACCCATCATTGTCCACAGCCTCCACAAAAGCATCTCCCACCTGGAGGCAGCCTGCCGCACCCTCACGGCACGCTGCGTCCGGGGCATCACCGCAAACACCGAGCACCTGCGGCTCACCGTGGAACAGTCAATCGGCCTGGTCACCGCGCTTAACCCCCACCTTGGCTACGCCACGGCCACCGCAATCGCCCGGGAGGCACTCGCCACCGGCAAGGGCGTTGCCGAGCTCGTATTGGAACACGGGCTGCTCACCGCCGAGCAGCTCACGGACCTCCTCAGCCCGCAACGCCTGGCCAACCTCAGCAAGTAA
- a CDS encoding amino acid permease, translated as MTPSQQTSAQKPAGSQPAAISDHTIPAHAKASEAALHIEDAGYHKGLKPRQVQMIAIGGAIGTGLFMGAGGRLAAAGPALILSYAVCGFFAFLILRALGELVMHRPSSGSFVSYAREFFGEKAAFVTGWLYWLNWAMTAIVDITAVALYMNFFKKYWAPIAEVPQWTWALGALVLVLGLNLVSVKVFGEMEFWFALIKVVALVTFLVVGIYFVIFGTPVDGQEVGFTLIADNGGMFPNGLLPAVVVMQGVVFAYASIELIGTAAGETENPEKIMPKAINTVIVRIAVFYVGSLILLSLLLPFTSYKAGESPFVTFFGSIGVDGVDAIMNLVVLTAALSSLNAGLYSTGRIMRSMSLSGSAPKFAGLMNKAGVPYGGIAMTAAVAVLGVILNALVPAEAFEIVLNIASLGIISSWAMIVLCQMKLAQLAARGELLRPAFRMPGSPVTGWVTLAFLLAVLILMAFDSPVGTWTIASLVIVIPALMLGWRLCRERVLEIAAIRDGYTGPFPRVANRPSPGAPADRD; from the coding sequence ATGACACCGTCCCAGCAAACGTCTGCCCAAAAACCTGCCGGCAGCCAGCCAGCGGCCATCAGCGACCACACCATTCCGGCGCACGCCAAGGCCTCCGAGGCCGCACTCCATATCGAGGACGCGGGCTACCACAAAGGACTGAAACCCCGCCAGGTCCAGATGATCGCAATCGGCGGTGCTATCGGCACCGGGCTCTTTATGGGTGCCGGAGGGCGGCTGGCCGCCGCCGGACCGGCCCTCATCCTCAGCTACGCCGTCTGCGGCTTCTTCGCCTTCCTGATCCTGCGTGCGCTCGGGGAACTCGTGATGCACCGCCCGTCCTCCGGCTCCTTCGTGTCCTACGCCCGGGAGTTTTTCGGAGAGAAGGCCGCGTTCGTCACCGGCTGGCTCTACTGGCTCAACTGGGCGATGACGGCAATCGTGGACATTACCGCCGTCGCGCTCTACATGAACTTCTTCAAGAAGTACTGGGCGCCGATCGCGGAGGTGCCGCAGTGGACCTGGGCTTTGGGTGCCCTGGTCCTGGTTCTCGGCCTGAACCTGGTTTCCGTCAAGGTCTTCGGTGAGATGGAGTTCTGGTTTGCGCTCATCAAGGTGGTGGCACTGGTGACCTTCCTGGTCGTGGGCATCTACTTCGTTATCTTCGGCACCCCGGTGGACGGCCAGGAGGTCGGTTTTACCCTGATCGCCGACAACGGCGGCATGTTCCCCAACGGCCTGCTGCCCGCGGTCGTGGTGATGCAGGGCGTGGTGTTCGCCTACGCCTCCATCGAGCTCATCGGCACCGCCGCCGGCGAAACCGAAAACCCGGAAAAGATCATGCCGAAGGCCATCAACACGGTCATCGTCCGCATCGCGGTGTTCTACGTCGGATCCCTGATCCTGCTGTCCCTCCTGCTGCCCTTCACGTCCTACAAGGCCGGCGAAAGTCCGTTTGTCACCTTCTTCGGCTCCATCGGGGTGGACGGCGTGGACGCCATCATGAACCTTGTGGTCCTCACCGCAGCCTTGTCCTCGCTCAACGCCGGCCTCTACTCCACCGGCCGCATCATGCGCTCCATGTCCTTGTCAGGCTCCGCTCCGAAGTTCGCCGGTCTCATGAACAAAGCCGGCGTCCCTTACGGCGGCATTGCCATGACTGCCGCCGTGGCTGTCCTCGGCGTGATCCTCAACGCGCTGGTTCCGGCCGAAGCGTTCGAGATCGTGCTGAACATCGCCTCGCTCGGCATCATCAGCAGCTGGGCCATGATTGTGCTCTGCCAGATGAAGCTGGCCCAGCTGGCAGCCCGCGGCGAACTGCTCCGCCCGGCCTTCCGGATGCCCGGTTCCCCGGTCACCGGCTGGGTCACGCTCGCATTCCTGCTGGCGGTCCTGATCCTGATGGCCTTCGACTCTCCCGTCGGCACCTGGACCATCGCTTCCCTGGTAATTGTCATCCCTGCCCTGATGCTCGGCTGGCGCCTGTGCCGGGAGCGCGTCCTGGAGATCGCCGCCATCCGCGACGGCTACACCGGCCCGTTCCCGCGGGTGGCCAACCGTCCGTCACCGGGCGCCCCGGCAGACCGGGACTGA
- a CDS encoding DUF456 domain-containing protein, protein MNLETVVSILCGLAILVGVAGTIIPVLPGSFLIGLSLLAWAIWGGAGTTGWLVFAVGMVFVLAGMAASAVLTGRKLRQHSIPNRSVAVGLAAGVAGMFIIPVVGLFVGFAAGLLLSEFLRTRNLGTAMSTSWAALKATGLGMLVEFGLACLAASTWVIGLWVAAAT, encoded by the coding sequence ATGAACTTGGAAACCGTGGTGAGCATCCTGTGCGGCCTGGCGATCCTGGTCGGGGTGGCGGGCACCATCATCCCCGTCTTGCCCGGCAGCTTCCTGATCGGGCTCAGCCTGCTGGCGTGGGCCATCTGGGGCGGCGCCGGGACCACGGGCTGGCTGGTCTTCGCGGTGGGAATGGTGTTTGTGCTGGCTGGCATGGCAGCCAGCGCCGTACTGACCGGACGGAAGCTCAGGCAGCACAGCATCCCAAACCGCAGCGTGGCAGTCGGCCTGGCCGCGGGTGTGGCCGGCATGTTCATCATCCCGGTGGTGGGGCTCTTTGTGGGCTTCGCCGCCGGCCTGCTGCTCAGTGAATTCCTCCGCACCCGGAACCTCGGCACGGCAATGTCCACCAGCTGGGCCGCCCTCAAAGCGACCGGGCTGGGCATGCTGGTGGAGTTCGGGCTGGCGTGCCTTGCGGCCAGCACCTGGGTGATCGGGCTCTGGGTCGCCGCGGCCACGTAG
- a CDS encoding LysE family translocator, with protein MNPQLFFAFILVAVALACTPGVDWAYSITAGLRQRSFIPAVAGLCGGYVLHTLLMVAGLAALLSGLPGVLGWLTVAGACYLLWLGISTLRSWRGASFSAADAAGKPANQLRTFLQGMGTSGINPKGLLFYVALVPQFVSPEASLPIPVQSGLLGLTFVLLAGTVYTFVALLARKLLQSRPGAARTVTLASGIIMVALGVVLLSEQLVPLVAGLTAQA; from the coding sequence ATGAATCCCCAGTTATTTTTCGCCTTCATACTGGTGGCGGTCGCCCTCGCGTGCACCCCCGGCGTGGACTGGGCGTACTCCATTACGGCCGGTCTGCGGCAGCGCAGCTTTATCCCGGCCGTAGCCGGACTTTGCGGCGGCTACGTCCTGCATACGCTGCTGATGGTGGCAGGTCTCGCGGCCCTGCTGTCCGGCCTGCCGGGCGTTCTGGGCTGGCTTACGGTGGCCGGCGCGTGCTACCTGCTGTGGCTGGGCATCAGCACCCTTCGCTCCTGGCGAGGCGCCTCCTTCAGTGCAGCAGACGCCGCCGGGAAGCCCGCCAACCAGCTCCGCACTTTCCTTCAGGGCATGGGCACCAGCGGCATCAACCCCAAGGGGCTGCTGTTCTATGTGGCGCTGGTGCCGCAGTTCGTCAGCCCGGAGGCCTCCCTCCCGATCCCTGTCCAGTCCGGCCTGCTGGGCCTGACCTTTGTCCTGCTGGCCGGAACCGTCTACACCTTTGTGGCACTGTTGGCCCGCAAACTCCTGCAGTCCCGGCCCGGTGCCGCGCGGACAGTCACTCTTGCCAGCGGTATCATCATGGTTGCGCTGGGGGTCGTGCTCCTCTCAGAGCAGCTGGTTCCGCTGGTTGCCGGGCTCACCGCTCAGGCGTAA
- a CDS encoding ATP-binding protein yields the protein MTNWRIRDFHSADLDGILHLWESLKDSNVEPVYALSEVLASCEKDHAVVAVQGDQVVGAAVGRAAHDQGWIVFLATLPEYRGRGIGTSLLAAVENRMAPHGLNKLSALMPEAETRVEAFLSRGFALKKNLRYFERTIPVQRQELGALGQLGGRILARDLWENVAGMRKEKELLERRLVLPLAEADLADEYGVVPPRAVVLFGPPGTGKTTFAKAIASRLEWPFVEVFPSRLASDPKGLAGALRETFLEIAELEHCVVFIDEVEEIASQRSGEPPSPLQGVTNELLKIIPAFREQPGRLLVCATNFIRALDTAFLRHGRFDYVIPIGLPDRQAREAMWQRFIPATVVDDVDVELLVERTEGFSPADIEYAARSASQRALEKAVYDDGGAASGGNVSVREAVRKGPCTQDYLDAIGDTRTTVSQEVQELFLEDIDSLGRV from the coding sequence ATGACCAACTGGCGCATCAGGGATTTCCATTCAGCAGACCTGGACGGGATCCTGCACCTCTGGGAGTCGCTCAAGGACTCAAATGTGGAACCCGTCTACGCCCTCTCCGAGGTGCTGGCATCCTGCGAGAAGGACCACGCGGTGGTGGCGGTGCAGGGTGATCAGGTGGTGGGCGCCGCCGTCGGCCGCGCCGCGCATGACCAGGGCTGGATCGTCTTCCTGGCCACACTGCCGGAATACCGCGGGCGCGGGATCGGCACCTCGCTGCTCGCCGCCGTCGAAAACCGGATGGCGCCGCACGGCCTTAACAAACTCTCCGCGCTGATGCCGGAAGCGGAAACCCGTGTGGAGGCGTTCCTCAGCCGCGGTTTCGCGCTCAAGAAGAACCTGCGCTATTTCGAGCGGACCATTCCCGTCCAGCGGCAGGAGCTGGGGGCGCTGGGCCAGCTGGGCGGCCGGATCCTGGCCCGGGACCTGTGGGAAAACGTGGCCGGCATGCGCAAGGAAAAGGAACTCCTGGAGCGCCGGCTGGTCCTGCCCCTCGCGGAGGCCGACCTCGCCGATGAATACGGTGTGGTGCCGCCACGTGCCGTGGTGCTGTTTGGCCCTCCCGGCACCGGCAAGACCACGTTTGCGAAGGCCATCGCGTCCCGGCTCGAGTGGCCGTTCGTGGAGGTTTTCCCGTCCCGGCTGGCCTCCGACCCCAAGGGCCTCGCCGGGGCCCTGCGCGAAACGTTCCTCGAGATCGCGGAGCTGGAACACTGTGTGGTGTTCATCGACGAGGTGGAAGAGATCGCGTCCCAGCGTTCCGGTGAACCGCCGTCTCCCCTGCAGGGCGTCACGAACGAGCTCCTGAAGATCATCCCGGCGTTCCGCGAACAGCCCGGCCGCCTGCTGGTGTGCGCCACCAATTTCATCCGCGCACTGGACACCGCATTCCTGCGGCACGGCCGGTTCGACTACGTCATCCCCATCGGCCTCCCGGACCGCCAGGCCCGCGAAGCCATGTGGCAGCGCTTCATCCCGGCCACCGTGGTGGACGATGTGGACGTGGAGCTCCTGGTGGAACGGACCGAGGGCTTCTCCCCCGCGGACATTGAGTATGCCGCCCGCAGCGCCTCCCAGCGTGCGCTGGAAAAGGCAGTGTACGACGACGGCGGGGCGGCTTCGGGCGGTAACGTTTCAGTCCGCGAGGCGGTCCGGAAGGGGCCCTGCACCCAGGACTACCTCGACGCGATCGGCGATACCCGGACCACTGTGAGCCAGGAAGTCCAGGAACTGTTCCTTGAGGACATCGACTCGCTGGGGCGGGTCTAA
- a CDS encoding TetR/AcrR family transcriptional regulator, whose translation MPETLSAHPSMAARPSTPRQRLRYTRVLESAAGFARKGLESVDLAEISEKSGVPLGTVYRYFPTANHLMLSLYRQQLDELQGRARTSAASFGGKALTGVVMEIFHMRVMQPAVEQCLSRCVYLKDKDTTALLHEIDALSETAVAIASDDAVAARVLLLTVTGLVQSVRNRRLSLFEAEEDLKKACTLLAPVAAGARAAHRSA comes from the coding sequence ATGCCCGAGACACTTTCAGCCCATCCGTCCATGGCCGCCCGGCCCTCCACGCCGCGCCAGCGGCTGCGCTATACGCGCGTCCTGGAATCTGCCGCAGGGTTTGCCCGCAAGGGGCTGGAGTCCGTGGACCTCGCGGAAATTTCGGAAAAGTCCGGCGTGCCGCTGGGAACCGTCTACCGGTATTTCCCCACCGCCAACCACCTGATGCTGTCCCTCTACCGCCAGCAGCTGGACGAGCTTCAGGGCCGGGCCCGCACGTCAGCGGCCAGCTTCGGTGGCAAGGCCCTCACTGGCGTGGTCATGGAAATTTTCCATATGCGGGTGATGCAGCCGGCAGTCGAGCAGTGCCTGAGCCGCTGCGTCTACCTCAAGGACAAGGACACCACGGCACTCCTGCATGAAATCGACGCGCTGAGCGAAACGGCGGTGGCCATCGCCTCAGACGACGCCGTAGCGGCCCGGGTGCTCCTGCTGACCGTCACTGGTCTGGTCCAGTCCGTCCGCAACCGCCGGCTTTCGCTTTTTGAGGCCGAAGAGGACCTCAAAAAGGCCTGCACGCTGCTTGCTCCGGTGGCTGCCGGGGCCCGAGCTGCCCACCGATCCGCGTAA
- a CDS encoding Lrp/AsnC family transcriptional regulator, which yields MQQLDATDKHILDALDEDPRVPIMVLAQRLGLARGTVQSRLERMSASGALRPNSSRVLPSALGRGVAAAVSAELDQSHLNEAIAALRMIPEVLECHAPAGDTDLLIRVVATSPDDLYRVSEEIRLCPGIVRTSTSMFLREVIPYRTTGLLQD from the coding sequence TTGCAGCAATTGGACGCCACGGACAAGCACATCCTCGATGCCCTGGACGAGGACCCACGCGTGCCCATCATGGTGCTGGCCCAGCGACTGGGCCTGGCGCGCGGCACCGTCCAGTCGCGCCTGGAGCGGATGTCGGCGTCGGGCGCCCTTCGTCCCAACAGCAGCCGGGTGCTCCCTTCCGCCTTGGGCCGCGGTGTGGCGGCGGCCGTCAGCGCCGAACTGGACCAGAGCCACCTCAACGAAGCGATCGCGGCGCTCCGCATGATCCCCGAGGTGCTGGAATGCCATGCCCCTGCCGGCGACACCGACCTGCTGATCCGCGTAGTGGCCACCAGCCCGGACGACCTCTACCGCGTGTCCGAGGAGATCCGGCTCTGCCCCGGAATCGTCCGCACCTCCACCAGCATGTTCCTGCGCGAAGTCATCCCGTACCGGACCACCGGGCTGCTGCAGGACTGA
- a CDS encoding Lrp/AsnC family transcriptional regulator: MIDHIDRNILRHLKEDGRMTATALAAKVGLTVAPCHRRLRDLETSGVIRGYKADIDPAAVGLGFEAIVFVTLRQVDRSTMEIFENRVAENPNIVEAQRLFGSPDYLLKVIAEDLPGYQRFYDAELTSLPGVERLTSTLVMKNLKSNAGPPV; encoded by the coding sequence GTGATTGACCATATAGATAGGAATATTTTGCGCCACCTCAAGGAGGATGGCCGAATGACTGCCACGGCACTGGCCGCGAAGGTCGGGCTCACGGTGGCGCCGTGCCACCGGAGGCTCCGGGACCTCGAGACGTCGGGGGTGATCCGCGGCTACAAAGCGGACATCGACCCCGCCGCCGTCGGGCTGGGTTTCGAGGCCATTGTGTTTGTCACTTTGCGCCAGGTGGACCGCTCCACCATGGAGATCTTTGAGAACCGCGTGGCGGAGAATCCGAACATCGTGGAGGCGCAGCGGCTCTTCGGCTCCCCGGACTACCTGCTGAAGGTCATCGCCGAGGACCTGCCCGGCTACCAGCGCTTCTACGACGCCGAGCTCACGTCACTGCCCGGGGTTGAGCGACTGACATCCACGCTGGTGATGAAGAACCTGAAGTCCAATGCAGGTCCGCCGGTGTAG
- a CDS encoding bifunctional (p)ppGpp synthetase/guanosine-3',5'-bis(diphosphate) 3'-pyrophosphohydrolase codes for MSEPEFTEAKLPQPGFTVETAKVLAEVAHNRQKDKLKRPYRDHVIAVGDALADFDDDIRIAGYLHDIAEDTPITRQALLDMGVSERAADIIERVTNRLHDNPDDYQAGMHFIAEDHDAALVKIADNAHNSLPERVRALAAKWPDKPPVTKYRDARPVLYAAVDVEEVRKILARVNPWLLKELDDRLDDEDDTDYENLTYDDAP; via the coding sequence ATGTCGGAACCCGAATTCACTGAAGCCAAACTCCCTCAACCGGGATTCACTGTCGAGACCGCGAAGGTCCTGGCCGAGGTGGCCCACAACCGGCAGAAGGACAAGCTCAAGCGCCCTTACCGTGATCATGTGATAGCGGTAGGGGATGCCCTGGCAGATTTCGACGACGATATCCGGATCGCCGGTTACCTTCATGACATTGCCGAAGACACTCCCATCACGCGGCAGGCGCTGTTGGATATGGGCGTTTCCGAGCGGGCAGCGGACATCATCGAGCGGGTCACCAACCGGCTGCACGACAATCCCGATGATTATCAGGCCGGAATGCACTTCATCGCCGAGGACCACGACGCGGCCCTGGTGAAGATCGCGGACAACGCCCACAATTCCCTGCCCGAACGCGTCAGGGCTCTCGCCGCGAAGTGGCCGGACAAGCCGCCGGTCACCAAGTACCGGGATGCCCGTCCGGTGCTGTATGCCGCCGTCGACGTCGAGGAAGTCCGGAAGATCCTTGCGCGGGTTAATCCCTGGCTGCTGAAGGAGTTGGACGACAGGCTCGACGATGAAGACGACACGGATTACGAGAACCTGACGTACGACGACGCCCCCTAG
- a CDS encoding NADP-dependent malic enzyme: MSIDVIAPTDNSAATALTEAEIFEAHQGGKLSVTSTVPLSNKRDLSIAYTPGVAEVSRAIHNNPELAKTLTWAQRLVVVVSDGTAVLGLGNIGAAASLPVMEGKSALFKTFGELDSIPLVLNTTDVDEIVETLVRLRPSFGAVNLEDISAPRCFELEEKLIEALDCPVMHDDQHGTAVVALAALTNAAKVTGRELADLRVVVSGAGAAGIAVAEILLAAGITDVVLLDSKGVINRERADIAVDPQGKKSQMAERSNPRSVTGGPGEALLGADVFIGVSSSKLDEAHLKLMNADSIVFALSNPDPEVLPEVAAKYAAVVATGRSDFPNQINNVLAFPGIFRGALDAGARRITPAMKLAAARAIAELAEADLSVDYIVPSPLDPRVAPAVTAAVAAAVDAE; this comes from the coding sequence GTGTCCATTGACGTAATCGCACCTACAGACAATTCAGCAGCCACTGCCCTGACCGAGGCCGAGATCTTCGAGGCCCACCAGGGCGGCAAACTCTCGGTGACCAGCACCGTCCCGCTGTCCAACAAGCGCGACCTGTCTATCGCCTACACCCCCGGTGTGGCCGAGGTCAGCCGAGCCATCCACAACAACCCGGAACTCGCCAAGACTCTCACTTGGGCGCAGCGCCTGGTGGTTGTGGTCAGCGACGGCACCGCGGTGCTGGGCCTGGGCAACATCGGCGCCGCCGCCTCACTGCCCGTGATGGAAGGCAAGTCCGCCCTGTTCAAGACCTTCGGCGAGCTGGATTCCATTCCCCTGGTCCTGAACACCACGGACGTTGACGAGATCGTGGAAACCCTGGTCCGTCTGCGCCCCAGCTTCGGCGCGGTCAACCTCGAGGACATCTCGGCCCCGCGATGCTTCGAACTCGAAGAAAAGCTCATCGAAGCCCTGGACTGCCCGGTCATGCACGATGACCAGCACGGCACCGCCGTAGTGGCCCTCGCCGCCCTGACAAACGCCGCCAAGGTCACCGGCCGTGAACTCGCAGACCTCCGCGTAGTGGTTTCCGGCGCCGGAGCCGCCGGCATCGCCGTCGCCGAAATCCTGCTCGCCGCCGGCATCACGGATGTTGTCCTGCTCGATTCCAAGGGCGTCATCAACCGGGAGCGGGCCGACATCGCCGTCGACCCGCAGGGCAAGAAATCCCAGATGGCAGAGCGCAGCAACCCCCGCAGTGTCACGGGCGGCCCCGGCGAAGCGCTGCTCGGTGCTGATGTGTTCATCGGGGTTTCCTCCTCGAAGCTGGACGAGGCGCACCTGAAGCTGATGAACGCCGATTCCATCGTGTTCGCCCTCTCCAACCCGGACCCCGAAGTCCTGCCCGAGGTGGCCGCCAAGTACGCTGCCGTGGTGGCCACCGGCCGCAGCGACTTCCCCAACCAGATCAACAACGTCCTGGCCTTCCCCGGAATCTTCCGCGGTGCGCTGGACGCCGGTGCCCGCCGGATCACGCCCGCCATGAAGCTTGCCGCAGCCCGCGCCATTGCCGAGCTCGCGGAAGCTGACCTCTCGGTGGACTACATCGTGCCCAGCCCGCTGGATCCGCGCGTTGCCCCGGCAGTGACGGCGGCCGTCGCCGCTGCCGTGGACGCCGAGTAA
- the gluQRS gene encoding tRNA glutamyl-Q(34) synthetase GluQRS — protein sequence MTPAGRFAPSPSGELHVGNLRTAMLAWLFARSTGRDFLLRVEDLDRARAGAEAVQLRDLEAVGVTWDGAVVRQADRAAIYAEAIGRLTAAGLTYECFCTRREIQEAPSAPHAPQGAYPGTCRDLDPAELDFKRSTRPAAIRLRAGTTEYSVQDLLHGEFTGVVDDFVLRRNDGVTAYNLAVVVDDAAQGIDQVVRGDDLLPSTPRQAYLALLLNIPIPEYAHVPLVVNSDGARLAKRDGAVTLGDLSRAGVSAADVRNLILQSLGLAGGTLEQALATFRPSGLPREPWVWSGPQ from the coding sequence ATGACCCCAGCCGGCCGCTTTGCCCCCAGCCCGTCCGGTGAACTCCACGTGGGGAACCTCCGCACCGCGATGCTCGCCTGGTTGTTTGCCCGGTCCACTGGCCGCGACTTCCTGCTGCGCGTCGAGGACCTTGACCGGGCGCGGGCGGGCGCGGAGGCAGTGCAGCTCCGCGATCTGGAGGCCGTGGGCGTGACGTGGGACGGCGCCGTCGTGCGCCAGGCGGACCGGGCTGCCATCTACGCCGAGGCGATCGGGCGGCTGACTGCTGCAGGGCTCACCTATGAATGCTTCTGCACGCGCCGTGAAATCCAGGAGGCGCCGTCAGCGCCGCACGCGCCGCAGGGCGCCTATCCGGGCACCTGCCGTGACCTCGATCCTGCTGAGCTGGACTTCAAGCGCTCCACGCGGCCGGCCGCCATCCGGCTTCGCGCCGGAACAACGGAATACTCCGTGCAGGATCTGCTGCATGGGGAGTTCACCGGCGTCGTGGATGATTTTGTCCTCCGCCGCAACGACGGTGTTACCGCCTACAACCTGGCTGTCGTGGTGGACGACGCCGCGCAGGGCATCGACCAGGTGGTGCGGGGCGATGACCTGTTGCCGTCCACGCCCAGGCAGGCGTATCTAGCGCTGCTGTTGAATATTCCTATTCCGGAATATGCGCACGTGCCGTTGGTGGTGAATTCCGACGGCGCCCGGCTGGCCAAGCGCGACGGCGCCGTGACGTTGGGCGACCTCTCCCGCGCGGGCGTTTCCGCCGCTGACGTGCGGAACCTCATCCTGCAGTCCCTGGGGCTTGCGGGCGGGACGCTGGAGCAAGCCCTCGCAACGTTCAGGCCGTCAGGGCTGCCACGGGAACCGTGGGTTTGGAGCGGCCCCCAGTAG